The Pseudobacteriovorax antillogorgiicola genome segment AACCCTTTACTGCTTATTTGTCGCTGCCTCACATGGGTTAAAGATAGATAAATCTTATGCAGCTGTAGTAGATCAAACGCCCGCACAATCTGATGAATCTTTAAACGACTTAGCTAGTCTAGCAAGCAATACAGAGCTAAGCATCAGTAGCCCTCCATCATTTCGAAGTGCTGTCATCCCTTATGCTAGCACAGCGGACTATGCGCTCCCCATCCGTGAAAATCTCGCTTGGGATCTTGAGAATCTTGAAGAATTGATAACCAATAGTGCAAAACAAGGTGCTCAGCTGGCCGTCCTATCAGAAACTGCTACATGGGGGTGGGCAGTGTCTCCTGGAGACCAGTGGGGAGCATGGTCTCGGACAACCCTTTTGGAGCTAGCTGAAGAATGGCCTGCAAAGGGATGGCAAGCTACCGAAGAAGACTGTAATGCCTGGCAAGCTAGAAGTGTAATAAAAGCTTCGATTGCCTATAGCTGTGTAGCGCAGGCTGGCAAAATCAACCTGGTTGTGAACACAGCTCGCAAGATCAACTGTAGCGATAGCCTAGAATGCCCTGCGGATGGCTTCTACATATTCAATACCAATGTTGCATTCGCCAAAGATGGCAGCATCCTTGCCTTCTATCACAAACGCCACCTCTATGGAGAGGCGACTGTAATAGACCAACCTCCTGTCGCATTTCAGAACGATGGTAGATTTACCATCAACATCCTCGATAACAATGGATTGAGCCATGATATCCCAATAGCAATGGTGATCTGCTACGATCTCTACTTTTCCGAGCCAATCATGGCTTCCGTGCAGGAAGAAGGAATCAGGCACATCGCATTTTCTGCTGCCTGGACTCCCTCTCCCCCCATGTACAATGTGCCCATGTTGTTGCAAGGCCTATCACGTGAACTTGAAGTTGCTGTTATTGGGGCCAATAGCTTTGACAATGGCAGTGGCATATTCGTGAACGGCATCGCCATTGACTATGGGTTCGAAGCCTCCAATGACCGCCCTTTACTAGCAGACATTCCTATTTCATTGGTGGACAAAGAACCCATCGATACGAACGCAGTTCCCAAACTGCTAACAACAGCTACTAGCACAGTCGATCAGAAATGCACGACCTGGTACGAGGCATCGGGGTATACTGATACTTTCAGTGGTCTCTGCGCGATCAAAAATATTGATGATCTTGGAATCGGTTCGGTAAGCTTAAACCTTATCATCCCAGACCGGTGTGCCGTGAAGGTCAGTTTAGGCTTAGAAGCAGGGGAAAACGAAGAGTTAAGCCTCGCTTTAATAGCTTTTCAAAATACCTGGCAACCTCCGTTTACAACACCATCTTGGTCTGCAAGGGGCTGTGGCTTGATATTTTGCAGGAAAAAAACTTTGGCTGACGGTAGCATCGACTGCTTGCCTGACTGGAGTGGGATATCTCGCAACTCCACAATTCATTCACTACAGATGTCTTTCAAAGGCGATCCTGCGGACGTCTATCCCACGATACCCATGGTATCGACGTCCCGCGGTCTTTTGCTCAAGGCGAATGAATATGAATTTTTCTACCGCAAAGAAACTGGACATTATGAAATATACGGCGGGAAGGAGAATCAGTTCAGTCAACTCCACTCCCTTGTCATTTATCAGAGGTTTTAAGGACTCACCCACGACTAAACCTGAGCCCAGTCATAGAACTTATTTTAGGAATAGAATATGAGACTCGATCCAGTAAAATTTAATAAAGAAGCGTGGAATATCCAGGTTCAAGAAGAGAATCAATGGACTAAGCCTGTATCAAGCGATGAGGTACAGAAAGCCGCAAACGGCGATCTGAAGATCGTCTTAACACCAACTAAGCCAGTTCCTGAAAATTGGTACCCAGATTGGAAGTCGTCTAAAATCCTTGCACTAGCTTCAGCAGGAGGTCAGCAAGTCCCACTGATGGCAGCAGCTGGGGCGGAAGTCACGGTGTTCGACAATTCTCCTATGCAGTTGGACCAAGATCGCATGGTTGCTGCGAGAGATCAATTGACCATAGAAACAATAGAAGGGGATATGAGTGATCTTTCGATTTTTCCTGACGAGAGTTTCGACTTTATATTTCATCCCTGCTCAAATTGTTTTGTACCTGATATTAAACCCGTTTGGCGTGAATCCTTTAGGGTGCTAAAACCAGGTGGAATTATGGTATCTGGATTTTGTAACCCGATCATATTCACATTAGATCCCGAATTAGAGAAGCAGGGCATTGCGCAATTAAAATATAAGATCCCGTACAGCGATCTAGATTCGATTTCAGAAGAAGACCGGATAAAATACTTTGGAGAAAACGAACCATTGAGCTTCGGTCATAGCCTCCAAGACCAGATTGGAGGCCAGCTTGCAGCTGGCTTTGTGATGATCGACTTTTATGAAGACGACTGGAATGATTCAGGGTCCCCAGCTGACCAGTTTCTAAGCTGCTATATGGCAACACGTTGTCAGAAGCCTAGTCGAGCGATATAATTTAATATGACGAAAGCACTGACCTAGATATCAATATCTAGGTCTAAAAACTCCTCATAAAACGGGGCATCAGCATCCCAATATCCATCTAATGCAGACTCGACCTCTTTGAGCTGGAGATCTCTTTCCTCATTGGAAGGGTGGCTTTTGATTGCAAAAAGCGTTCTATAATAAAGGTCGACCCGCTCTTGTGACTCTAGTTCCAGTTGAAAATCTTCTGGCTCAGATGATGAAGAGGAATCGCCTGAGGCGATATCATAGGCCTTCTTTAGAAATGTGATGATTGAAGCATGGTAAGTAGCTGCATCCATACCCATCTTTCCACAAATAGCAGCACCTATAATATCTGCCTCAAATTCTTGCCTCTGTTTAAACTCAGAAAGATCTTTCGAGAAATTTTCCCAAGTAGCAATGACTTTCTTATATCGCTCTGAGTCGTGCGTATAGGTTGTTCCCGATAGTGTTGCCTGCTGATAGCTAGTAAAGTCCGGCATTTGACTAAATCGATTGTAGGGATCACCGCCGGATTCTATCACTTTATCCGTATACTTGTCTGAGTGATTTCTCGCTGTGTGCCCTATTTCATGACAGAGTACAGCAAGCCGAGATTTATTATCAAAGTTAGAACTTAGCGTAGCACTGCGGATCGTAAGAATATTGATGAGGGTATTAGCTCCTGGGAAATCATTCTCCTGAATCACGACCTTCATTTGCCGCCCAGGCTGTAAATCGGGGGCTTCTAGAGCACGGTTGATGAGACCTTCAATTCTAAGCTCCACATCCTGGAACTGACCATCATCGCTTTCCTCAAGTGATTCACTCAACTGTTCTTCAAATATCGGCCCAAGACTTTTAACTTCATCCATTGAAAATGCAAAATCTGGTAATGTAACTTCGTCTCTGGTCTCTGACGCAGGTTCTTCAGTTTGCTCGTCTACGGTATCCACTTGATTATCAGGTTTAGTTTGTTTTGAAATATCAACCCTTCGATCACTTTGTTTGGCACTACATGACCATACGCATAATATATAGGCCATTAGTGTGGTCCAAAAAATTTTCATGTGAGACTCCTCATTAATCAAATCCTTGTGTGTTCAGCTCTTGGTGACTCTAAGCAATTTGAATACCCATCCCCCCTTGCTGACCTGCTCTTCCACTAAGATCCCGAAAGGAAATCTCTTTTTAAGGACACTCGACTGGCTCGATTGCCATCGATTTTTTAATAGATATAATCATAAGATAGGAAAAATCGAAGTATGCGCACTTATTTACGGCAAATTTGCTAGTGTCTCATCCAAAAAATTTAGACACTGTCGTAGAAACTACTGAAATTGAGCAGACTTTCGCTAAGTTGCGATTATGTCCCATTAAGCTCTATGGTATTAATAGGCGAGCTGAATTTCCAGGTAGTAGTAATCCTGATCTGCGTAAAGCCCGGCAAGACTATCAACCGGCCCTTCTAGATCAACTACCCCACCCTCAAATAGTATATGATCTATGAGTTTGTAGTTCAGTTTTAGAATTTTTATCCAGTCCCCTTCATCGAGTCCATATTGAGCAATAACATGAATGTCCAAGTCGCTCTTAAGAAAAGACTGCTGGATCGCCATCGATGCAGTACTCCTGCTATCAAGGGCTTTTGTCAGGGATTCGATCTCCTGATCCCATTCGATCCGGGCTCCTTCAAGTACTAGAGAGAAGTCTTGCCACTGGTAGTCAAGGCCAATTGCGGATGCCAGCCACTGATCATCAAAACTTTCGATTAAGCCAATGGGATTCAGCTGATACCGCCGGGCTTCACCCCAGGCAAGATCGCCCTTTAGAACCCAAGAGCCGAGGCTCACATCAAAATCAATGCTATGATAACGGAGAGGACTCGGCTTACTTGCCAAGGCCTGATGGTCGTTGATACGCCATTGATCATAACCTGAGTATGAGCCAAGCCTCATGCCTAAAGCTCCGAGTCGAAATCCAATCCGGCCACCGATACCGCGGTATCGCTCATCCTGAGCATATGGTTTTGCTTCCGGTAAGAGTCTGATAATTGGTGAAAACTGTCCCCACGGAGACCCTTCATCGGGTAGCAAAGTTGCAGTGGTGAACGGGCGATAGAAGCCTTCCGCAAACGCCCCTCCCCAAGTACCGCGCACCATCACAGCCGGCGCACCTCGATTCAATGTTGCCAAGCTTGGCGAAACCCCTTGGCTTAAATCTTGAGCACTCTGTCGATTGCTAGGGCTGGTAAAGTCCATCACTCCCCAAGGAAGCCGCTGCTGGCCGACTTTCAGATCCCAATGCGTCGAGCGCCACGTGATTGCAGCCTCGTGAATAAAATCTTGCCAGCTCGGTGTGGACGTCTTTTGATAGCGAAGCTCACCATCCCAATGAGCTGACGCATGCGCACCCAGCTTGGCATCGGCACTGGTTTTAAGGGACCCGAGAACATCCTGCTTATCTCGCATTTGCCGAACACCAGTTTTCCAGCCCAGCTTTATCAGAGTGTCAGAGGCTACTGGTTCCGACGGTTTTGTGGATTCCATGGACAGCAAGGGCATACCTTCCAAGTCAGGATCGGAAGCTCCAAAAGCCACTGATGAAAAAGTCAAACAACTGAATAAGGCATAGATGTAAAGTTTGAATTTACAGAGCACGAGTCATCCTTTCAGGAGTAAATAGCTCTATCTGAAGTTTGGCTTTAGCATCAATTTTAGTGATTTTCACGGCGGTCACAGATCCGGTCTTTTTATTCCACATTTGTGATTGACGAGCCAGCCACTGATCTCCCGTTTTTTCACTTTTAATCAGCTTAAATACTTTATAAAGTTGATTCTTGGTATCGTAGTATTTGATTGCCTCAGCAAGATAGCTATCTTTTCGAATATAGAGCACAATTCTCTTTGCGATCGTGTTCTGCTTAGGTAGCACTTCAATTTCATAGCAATCATTCTGATCTACTTTGTGGCTGCCTAGAAGTTTTAAGGCAGCACCATTCAGATACGAACTATCAAGATCACCAAAGGTAAAGTCGCTAGCAACGAAGGGGCTCTTTTTTTGGTTATCGCCTATTCTCCTCGGCTTACCAGCTTGAGGTAAGAATAGATGCATCTGAGACTGGTCGACCTTTCTCTGCTCGCGAAATAATAACGTGGTTCCCTTTAGCTCGGAAGGCTCCATAACGCGAAGCAGGTTCGCTCGCTCCTCGCTATTTTCAAAGACTTGCAGAGTCATCTCGCGATTTTTTTCGCGCCCCTTTCGATCACGAATTAACATGCTGAGGTTTGCCTCACCAATATGTATACCGAGAGCATTTCGTTCGGTATAGCGATCAACAATCGTCTGAGCGTTTGGTTTAGCGATTAACTGAGCGTTAGCCGAAAAAATTAAACTTACCAAAAGCCAAAGTATCCGCATCACAATCCCCCAATTGTTCCCACGATAATGAGGATCAAGAAAACCACTAGGATCAAAAGACCCTGGCTATCTTCTACAGCCTTACCCTGACCATCCCCAGTTTCCTTAACAAAACCTAGTAGCTTGACGATCACCATCAGCGCTGTCAAGCCTGTAAGAGCGGCTCCCCCCCAGACAAGCCACCCAGAAGCTCGCGCCAAACAGTTGAGCAAGTAAGCCAACCCAGCAAAAAACAAGCCGTCAAGAATGAGAAGCAAAATTGCAGTGCCCGTCACTCCCAAAACCGAGGTATAGGAATCGACGCCAGAGATCTCGTCTTGAGGCGAACGGGTTTTACGAGCAACTTCGCCAATAGCACCTGTAAGAAAAACCATGAATGACAAGACGATAGCCTGGGGTCTCTGCCAAGGCAGCGCCTGGCTCGCCAAAAAAATCATCCAATAAGCTAGAGGAATCATAATGATCATGTGGGACAAGGCATAGAGAAGCAGTCGCTTTTGCAACCATTCTCCGCAGAAAAATTCCTTAGCCATCAATAAAGACCAGACGAAGGCTATCGCCCAAGCCATAAACGCAGGGCTGTCGTATCCATAGAATGCTATAGTAATGGCAACTTGAACGAGCCAAGCCCCTGCAAACAGATATTTAAGTTCTGTTAAACTCACAACGCCACGAGCCACGGGGCGATCAGGGTGAAACTCTCGATCGATTTCGTAGTCTTTATGCTCATCATAAATGCGAAGGAGCAGGAAGAAGCACCCTACAGCCAGCGCCATTAAGGCATCTGAGCCAAGAACTAGATGATCCTGCCACGCTAGAGACCGTACATAGATGGCAATAGCAATATAAACGAGGGTGCTGAATATCCAATTTTTGAAAGGATACCGGGTTTTTGACCAAATCAGATAGCGGGCTAAGAGGGGTTTTTGGTTTTCGGGATGACTCACAAAGTAACCTTTCCGTTAAGAATCTTATCGTGTTTCGCGGGAATTATAGCTCGACACAGGATAATACGAAACGTTAGAATGCGAGGATTTCCTACCGATGAGATTCACTTTTGATCCCGAGGACATCATGTCATGTTGAATAAGTCTATCGCTGCTTTGATTCGATTTCGCTGGCTTCTATTTTTAGTGTTTGCAGCTCTTGCGTTCATTCTAGGGCCATATGCACAAAAAGCATTTGTTCCTGATAACTCGATTAAAGTTTGGTTTTTAGAAGACGACCCCACGCTACTCGACTATGAACACTTTCAAGATACCTTCGGTAATGACGAGGTCTTGCTCATTCTACTTGAAAATCAAAACGCTAGCGTTTTTGACGAGGGCTTTTTTCAACGTATCGATGCTCTCAGTCAGGACTTGGAAAGCCTCGAAGGTGTCTTTCAAGTCACATCCATTGCCAATGTACAGGATGCCTTTGATACAGAGGAGGGGATTATCTTCCGAAAGGCCTCCGAGCAGCTGAGCCTGGATGATTATCAAACCTATGCGATGGAGTCAGACTACTTCAAAGACCGCTTGATCAACAGCAATGGCCAAAAAACACTTGTCTGGGCACAGATGGCTGCCATGGAAAATTTCGATCAAGCTAGGGATCAAGTCTTGGCTCACTGTTACGATTTGCTAGCCAAACACGGTTTCGCTGATGCTCCCCGTGGGGGCATTGGCGTCATATACAGCGCCCTCAACCTACTCACAGCTCAGGACTTAGCAACAGTAGGTGGGTTGGGTTATCTTTTAATGTTCGTATTTCTAGGATTTTCATTTCGAACAGTTCGCTATGTTCTTGCCACCCTGGTGATTGTCAGCCTCAGCACCAGCATCACCTTAGGCCTCATGGGCTTGGCTGGGGTTCAGGTCAATATGGTAACCGTGGTGCTGCCCACGGTGATCCTAGTACTGGGGATCGCTGATGCGATTCACTTCCCAAGCACCTTTCGCAGACTGGAAATGGAACACCCCCAAAGCTCTAAGTACGAGATCGTTTTTAAATCACTACAATCGATCTTAGTTCCATGCCTTCTAACAAGTGTGACTACAGCGGTTGGCTTTTTTGCATTATCCTCAGCTCCCATGAGTTCTGTAAGGCAGCTCGGAATCTATGCAGGGATTGGGGTTTTGCTAGCCTTCTTACTGAGCGGGCTATTGATGTCAATCTTTTATCTGGGCCTTAAGAAGCTTAAGTCAGCCCCCGATCCTAGAGAACACTCGTTTCTTTCGAACGTCTTGGATAAAATCAAGAGCCTGGTGAAACAACGACCTCAGCTAATCAGCATCATCTGCATTCCCCTATTTCTGCTTTCCTTGATCTTAAGCGTACAACAAAACATCGACACCTACACCCTGGGCTACCTCCCTTCAGATCATTCAGTAGTTCAGGATCATGAGACGATCGAATCTCGTTGGGGCTATTACCAGCCATTTGAATTTACTCTCAGATTAAAATCCCAAGATTTCATCGAAACTGCCGATACCTTCAATCGTGTTGCTGGGTTTCAAGCAGAAGTCATGAAGCAAGATGAGATTTTTAGAAGCTTTTCGATTCTAGACATTTATCAACGACTCGCAAAAGTCATGAATATACCCACGAAATCCCCTTGGAGTGAAGAAGAGATTGCCCAGCTCAAATTCGTTCTAAATAGTCAGCACCGAGTCTGGGAACCGGATGATGATGAGTATTTAGACAACATTTTGGCCCCTGTGATCAACTTCGATCGGGACCTTCTTCGCATCACCTTTACAAGTAAGATGCTAAGCGCTCAGCAAGCAGATCAGTTAAAGAATCGGATCTTAAAAATAGGTCAGAAGTCGTTTGGAGACGACTATCTCCTCAAGCCTGCCGGTTATCCCCCCCTCTACATCAAGATCATCGACTATGCCATGGAATCACAAATTTCCAGTTTTGGTTTGGCTCTAGTCCTTATTTTTTTACTCATGATTGTTTGGCTTCGCAGTTTGAGGCTCGCTTTGATCAGTTTGATTCCAAACCTTTTTCCGGTGCTTGGTATGTTTAGCCTAATGCATCTTCTGGGAATCGATTTAGATATTGCCACAGCAACCATTGCCGCGATTGTCATGGGGGTCGCTGTGGATGATACAATCCATTTTATGTTTCGCTGGCGCGAAGGAGAGCGATTGGGGCTAGATTGGGAACAGTGCCTGGATCACAGCTTCGCTCATGCTGGTAAAGCAGCCTTGGTAACCAGCTTGATCCTGATGGGGTCTTACCCTGTGCTACTTCTAGCCCAAGTAAAAACTGTGCAGTACTTCGGCATTCTGACAAGTGCTGCTGCATTCCTAGCCTTACTTGCCGATCTGTTTATGTTGCCATGTATTCTGAAGTTCTTTCACAAACCCCGCCCTCAGGCCCAAGAAACCTGAGGCTGCTGAGTTATGGAAGGTAGGTGCTCAACATCTCTTGATGAAGAGCATCAAGCTTCGTAGCAGACACAGCTTCATTGTAGTATTTGAAGCTTGCAATCAAGCCAGTGAAGTAAAACCCACCGTTGTATTCTACGGACCCATCGGCGAAGACTGTATCGCTATTCACAGCACCGAGACCAATTCCATCGGAGTGTGCATAAAGAATTCCAACACCGGTCGCCTGTCCTGCTTCAATGCCGTTCAAGTAACCACCCAGAGTGCCCTGGCTTTGATCGTAGAGCAAAGTAGCAACGTAGTCTGTATTGGCTTCGAGTGCCACAGATACGCTGATTGGTCCCCAAGGAGCATTACCACCATCGCTAACGATGTTGTAGATGTTATAGTAAAGGTAGCCCCCTGAGATATAAAGGCTCACCCCGCGGATCGCCCCGCCTTCTTCATAGATCATTTGTGTACTCGTCACATCGCTGCCGGTTCGAAAAGCTACAGCAAACGTCTTTCCATAGAACGGACCACCAGTATTGAAGGTATTGCTGTTGCTAATAACAAGCAAGTCATCACCATCCATCGTGTAGGCTGGTTGACCGCCCAAAATTCCTTCTTCACCTTCGCTTACCGTCGCATCCCCTTCACCAAGACTTAATGAACTGTTGGTGCCAGCGATATTTGCTACCGGTAAAGAGTCTGCGGGGTTCACAGCCACCACATTACAGCTACCATCGTCCACATTGGCGAGAGCATCATAGTTGCTTGCCATCCCATCCGTGCAACCTTGCACGATTGCTGTTAGGCAAGTGCCATTGTCGGTATTTGCTGCTGGGCTGAATTCTATATAGTTGGAATCGGTACAACCCATCACCTTCGCCATACAGGATCCATCATCTGTATTCGCGGCGGAATTGTAGTTGAAGGCATCAGCATCGGTACAACCGGAGGCAATTGCGACGCAGCTACCATCGTCAATGTTGGCATTGGGATTAAAATTGAACATGGCAGCATCCATACAACCTAGCTGCACGGCGACGCAGCTATCATCATTTTTTGTTGCAGCAGCATCATAATTAAATGCTAATGGGTCTGTACAACCAAGGATCTCTGTCTGATCAATAGCCTCAACTATGCTGTCGGGAATTGTTTCTGGACTTTCTTGATGCTCTTGGTCACTGCTCCCCACGGTGCTTCCCATTGGATCAGTATCAACAGCCTGGGATTTTAGCTCTCCCGGCGAGTGTGCTTCCGGGGCTTTTCCAGACACCGGAACTTCTTCGGCTTGGCTTGTGTCGTCACCTCCGCCTTTTTTGCCGCAGGACAGAGCCAGAATAGGCAATAGGCATGTGATGAGTATAAGTCTCATAATGGTTCCCCAAGAAATCAGTAATCATCTAGCGACTATCTGGGGAAGGGTTTTCTGCTTGTCTTATCCTTCGTTTCGGGAGTCTTTAGAGAGTTCTTAAGGACTTCCATTTAGTCCAGTTAATACGTTAACTTAAATGTTAGTATAGCGACTCCCTTAGACCAAGCTAGGGAAGGATTTCGGTACCAAAGGCCGCCAATTGAGAGCTAGTCGTCGTCATCGAAGCACAAAGAATCAAAAAAGTCTGCAGCCTGTAGCCACTCTTCCTTGTCACCTAGCTGAGCGCAAAATTCTTCAAGCCCTTCTGGCCCATGCTCATTAGCAATGCTCTTGCAAATTGCCTCTGATTCTTTGACAAGCTTAGCAAACTCTAGCTCCGACATATCCATCTCTACGAAGGCTGGATTTTCGATTGTCAAAGCAAGGGCCTGGGAAATATATTGACTTAGATCCATAATCTGACCTACACGCGAAATTTACAAATCAAAACATCAATACGCGATTGGAGCACTGTTTGCCAGAGACTTCTTCAGCCACAAGAGAGAACCGGTTGGAAAGCTGGAAAGTGGACCTCTGATAAGGCATGATCTATTAGGGAGGACTTATATTGAAAGTGATTCGACTCAATTGTGGTAGCCTTTGCCCGCCTGTCACCGAAAGGCTGTTACTGGGACGTGGGAGTCTAGTAAGCCCAGGCTGTCTTACTTGTCGCTGTTTTCTTATCGAAAGCAAGGATCGATTGATACTCGTGGACACAGGGCTTGGCCATGATGATCTTAAAGTCTATCGTGGGCGATTTGGTCTCGACAATCACATCACCTTGCGTCCAAAGCTAGATCCCCAACAATCTGCGCTTCGTCAGATCGAAAGAATGGGCTATAAGGCTGCTGATGTTCGCGAGATCATTGTCACTCACTTAGATCCAGACCATGCTGGGGGCCTCAGCGACTTCCCTGGTGCTCGCATTCACATTCACCAAAAAGAGTGGGATGAGGTCAGCCATCAGCCATGTCATCGACGTTATCGGCCGACACAGTGGGGGCATGTCAAGACTTGGCAAACCTATAGCAACTTTGGAGACATCTGGTTCGGGTTCCAGTCCTGTCACCAGCTAGACGGTGTCGACGAAGATATTTTCTTAGTGCCACTCATCGGACACACCGCAGGCTCGATGGGAGTTGCGGTCCGCGAAGAGGATTCCTGGCACTTCCATGCTGGTGACGCATTTTTCGTAAAGCAAGAGATCGAAGGCCGCACTATCCCAAAACTTCAAAAAATCATCACCGAGCAGCTGGCCTATGATAATCAGGCGAGGCTTCAGAACGTCAATCGCATCGCTAAACTTCACCAAGACCAGGCCAATGTCTTTGTTACTTGTTCCCACGACCCTGACTTGTAACTCAGGGATAAGCGAGCTACTTATTCTTGTTGATACGGTCAAGATACTTACAGGCAAAGATAGGAATCCAGAAGTGAATCATATCGGTCACAAAAAAGATCATTTTCACGACCGAAAGTTCAGCTGAGGAGGTGCTGATACGAATCAGTAGGAGAAGGCAGAACACAGACGAAAGAGCAAACCAGAGCACCAAGGCTGATTTTGATGCAAAATATTCAACGACTTCCTTGCTCATAAATATGCTCCCTTCCAAATAAGTTAATCGGAACATATTATGAAAACTTTACAGTATAGAAATATTTTCGTTGAATTTCAGTGAATTATAGATCGACAGCAGCCCTACCTATGAGCGAGCTGCAGGTCGTTCACTGCTAGAGCGACATGCACGAATGCAGAGATTCTTCGAACAGAAAGTCCAGATCGTGGAGAGTCGAAAGGTCTAGTAGGAACTGACTTGCGTAATAGCAATGCATCTTAGAGTTGGGGTGCAAGTAGTCCCAGTACTTATAGCCGGAAGGGTCATTGCAAAAGTCTTTTTGATTACCATAAAAAGAGCCAGTAGGATCACCATCATAACAGGGCTCTTCCGTATTGGAGAATCCGAAGTAACCTGGCTTCTTCTGAGTGGCTTGGTTAAGTGCGAACGCCTCGAATACACCAATTTTCAATCTAGGATTTTCCTTGGCAAAATCACGAACAACTTGCCGGAGCTGGCCGTTGTGCTTCACAACAAGGCTTTTCATCGTCGCATCTGGCCTTGGTTCCTTATGGCTTAATCCTGGCCCTTGCTCTAGGCTGGGAATTGTCCCAATCATGACCGTCCGGAATCCAAGCTCCAATATGGTTTGAATTTGCTCCGATATCTGATCCACCACCTTCTGGGGTCGATCGTTGTTGAAGTTACGATAGTTAAACGAGCCAACCCATAGCACCGCCAGGGATCGATTCACATCCACTTTTTCAAGCCTGCTTTTAGCCTGACGAATCTGCTGCTCCGTACTTGGTATGATCCAGGATCGGATTCCTGTTTTGACACCAGTCTCTGCAGACCCCACAGCAAAATTATGAGATTTGGCGTTCAAAGCACTCTTGACGTAATCGATCCAAATAGGACCGTTGCTGAACCGGTTCTTGTAGTAAACCGAACCCGGCGCCCATATCCCGAACGTCCGACGATTGAGGTTTCCTTCGTCGCTCAGGCTATCACCGAAGACAAAAATCGATGTGTATCGACTCGCGATATTAGGATCGGGG includes the following:
- a CDS encoding nitrilase-related carbon-nitrogen hydrolase, giving the protein MNRLLTLYCLFVAASHGLKIDKSYAAVVDQTPAQSDESLNDLASLASNTELSISSPPSFRSAVIPYASTADYALPIRENLAWDLENLEELITNSAKQGAQLAVLSETATWGWAVSPGDQWGAWSRTTLLELAEEWPAKGWQATEEDCNAWQARSVIKASIAYSCVAQAGKINLVVNTARKINCSDSLECPADGFYIFNTNVAFAKDGSILAFYHKRHLYGEATVIDQPPVAFQNDGRFTINILDNNGLSHDIPIAMVICYDLYFSEPIMASVQEEGIRHIAFSAAWTPSPPMYNVPMLLQGLSRELEVAVIGANSFDNGSGIFVNGIAIDYGFEASNDRPLLADIPISLVDKEPIDTNAVPKLLTTATSTVDQKCTTWYEASGYTDTFSGLCAIKNIDDLGIGSVSLNLIIPDRCAVKVSLGLEAGENEELSLALIAFQNTWQPPFTTPSWSARGCGLIFCRKKTLADGSIDCLPDWSGISRNSTIHSLQMSFKGDPADVYPTIPMVSTSRGLLLKANEYEFFYRKETGHYEIYGGKENQFSQLHSLVIYQRF
- a CDS encoding class I SAM-dependent methyltransferase is translated as MRLDPVKFNKEAWNIQVQEENQWTKPVSSDEVQKAANGDLKIVLTPTKPVPENWYPDWKSSKILALASAGGQQVPLMAAAGAEVTVFDNSPMQLDQDRMVAARDQLTIETIEGDMSDLSIFPDESFDFIFHPCSNCFVPDIKPVWRESFRVLKPGGIMVSGFCNPIIFTLDPELEKQGIAQLKYKIPYSDLDSISEEDRIKYFGENEPLSFGHSLQDQIGGQLAAGFVMIDFYEDDWNDSGSPADQFLSCYMATRCQKPSRAI
- a CDS encoding M48 family metalloprotease; the encoded protein is MKIFWTTLMAYILCVWSCSAKQSDRRVDISKQTKPDNQVDTVDEQTEEPASETRDEVTLPDFAFSMDEVKSLGPIFEEQLSESLEESDDGQFQDVELRIEGLINRALEAPDLQPGRQMKVVIQENDFPGANTLINILTIRSATLSSNFDNKSRLAVLCHEIGHTARNHSDKYTDKVIESGGDPYNRFSQMPDFTSYQQATLSGTTYTHDSERYKKVIATWENFSKDLSEFKQRQEFEADIIGAAICGKMGMDAATYHASIITFLKKAYDIASGDSSSSSEPEDFQLELESQERVDLYYRTLFAIKSHPSNEERDLQLKEVESALDGYWDADAPFYEEFLDLDIDI
- a CDS encoding outer membrane lipoprotein-sorting protein, with translation MRILWLLVSLIFSANAQLIAKPNAQTIVDRYTERNALGIHIGEANLSMLIRDRKGREKNREMTLQVFENSEERANLLRVMEPSELKGTTLLFREQRKVDQSQMHLFLPQAGKPRRIGDNQKKSPFVASDFTFGDLDSSYLNGAALKLLGSHKVDQNDCYEIEVLPKQNTIAKRIVLYIRKDSYLAEAIKYYDTKNQLYKVFKLIKSEKTGDQWLARQSQMWNKKTGSVTAVKITKIDAKAKLQIELFTPERMTRAL
- a CDS encoding efflux RND transporter permease subunit, yielding MLNKSIAALIRFRWLLFLVFAALAFILGPYAQKAFVPDNSIKVWFLEDDPTLLDYEHFQDTFGNDEVLLILLENQNASVFDEGFFQRIDALSQDLESLEGVFQVTSIANVQDAFDTEEGIIFRKASEQLSLDDYQTYAMESDYFKDRLINSNGQKTLVWAQMAAMENFDQARDQVLAHCYDLLAKHGFADAPRGGIGVIYSALNLLTAQDLATVGGLGYLLMFVFLGFSFRTVRYVLATLVIVSLSTSITLGLMGLAGVQVNMVTVVLPTVILVLGIADAIHFPSTFRRLEMEHPQSSKYEIVFKSLQSILVPCLLTSVTTAVGFFALSSAPMSSVRQLGIYAGIGVLLAFLLSGLLMSIFYLGLKKLKSAPDPREHSFLSNVLDKIKSLVKQRPQLISIICIPLFLLSLILSVQQNIDTYTLGYLPSDHSVVQDHETIESRWGYYQPFEFTLRLKSQDFIETADTFNRVAGFQAEVMKQDEIFRSFSILDIYQRLAKVMNIPTKSPWSEEEIAQLKFVLNSQHRVWEPDDDEYLDNILAPVINFDRDLLRITFTSKMLSAQQADQLKNRILKIGQKSFGDDYLLKPAGYPPLYIKIIDYAMESQISSFGLALVLIFLLMIVWLRSLRLALISLIPNLFPVLGMFSLMHLLGIDLDIATATIAAIVMGVAVDDTIHFMFRWREGERLGLDWEQCLDHSFAHAGKAALVTSLILMGSYPVLLLAQVKTVQYFGILTSAAAFLALLADLFMLPCILKFFHKPRPQAQET
- a CDS encoding MBL fold metallo-hydrolase, encoding MIRLNCGSLCPPVTERLLLGRGSLVSPGCLTCRCFLIESKDRLILVDTGLGHDDLKVYRGRFGLDNHITLRPKLDPQQSALRQIERMGYKAADVREIIVTHLDPDHAGGLSDFPGARIHIHQKEWDEVSHQPCHRRYRPTQWGHVKTWQTYSNFGDIWFGFQSCHQLDGVDEDIFLVPLIGHTAGSMGVAVREEDSWHFHAGDAFFVKQEIEGRTIPKLQKIITEQLAYDNQARLQNVNRIAKLHQDQANVFVTCSHDPDL